A DNA window from Arachis duranensis cultivar V14167 chromosome 3, aradu.V14167.gnm2.J7QH, whole genome shotgun sequence contains the following coding sequences:
- the LOC107476686 gene encoding organ-specific protein S2: protein MMKPTTLASLSLLFLLLVVTSVESRKEPGMVEGFQSLLQLKAENKANAQEILLDEGPNKQKCEEKKVIMEIEMILEDFEPRPSVTAYNDDNIHSKLKNKEFEPRPSVTAYNNDNIQSKLKNSGFEPRPSVTAYNNDNANVMIKNNEFEPRPSVTAYNNDNIHSKLKKSEFEPRPSVTTYNKEFEPIPSVTKYND from the exons ATGATGAAGCCAACTACTCTTGCTTCCCTCTCCCTTCTCTTCCTCCTTTTG GTTGTTACCTCTGTGGAATCAAGAAAAGAGCCAGGAATGGTAGAAGGATTTCAAAGCCTTCTCCAATTGAAGGCTGAGAATAAGGCAAATGCTCAAGAGATATTACTTGATGAAGGTCCTAATAAGCAGAAATGTGAAGAGAAGAAAGTGATAATGGAAATAGAGATGATTCTAGAAGATTTTGAACCAAGACCAAGTGTTACAGCTTACAATGATGACAATATTCATTCTAAGTTGAAGAATAAAGAATTTGAGCCAAGACCAAGTGTTACTGCTTACAACAATGATAACATTCAATCCAAGTTGAAAAATAGTGGATTTGAGCCAAGACCGAGTGTTACTGCTTACAACAATGACAATGCTAATGTCATGATAAAGAACAACGAATTTGAGCCAAGGCCAAGTGTTACAGCTTACAACAATGACAATATTCATTCCAAGTTAAAGAAGAGTGAATTTGAACCAAGACCAAGTGTTACTACTTATAATAAAGAATTTGAACCCATTCCAAGTGTCACTAAGTATAATGACTAG